One genomic segment of Balaenoptera musculus isolate JJ_BM4_2016_0621 chromosome 11, mBalMus1.pri.v3, whole genome shotgun sequence includes these proteins:
- the LOC118903992 gene encoding histone H2A type 1-J-like — translation MMSGRGKQSGKARAKAKTRSSRAGLQFPVGRVHRLLRKGNYAERVGAGAPVYLAAVLEYLTAEILELAGNAARDNKKTRIIPRHLQLAIRNDEELNKLLGKVTIAQGGVLPNIQAVLLPKKTESHHKTK, via the coding sequence ATGATGTCCGGACGAGGCAAACAAAGCGGTAAGGCTCGCGCTAAGGCCAAGACTCGGTCTTCGCGAGCCGGGCTTCAGTTCCCCGTGGGCCGGGTGCACCGCTTGCTCCGCAAGGGCAACTACGCCGAGCGGGTTGGGGCCGGCGCGCCGGTGTACCTGGCGGCGGTGCTGGAGTATCTGACGGCCGAGATCCTGGAGCTGGCGGGCAACGCGGCCCGCGACAATAAGAAGACGCGTATCATCCCGCGCCACCTGCAGCTGGCCATCCGCAACGACGAGGAGCTCAACAAGTTGCTGGGCAAAGTCACCATCGCTCAGGGCGGCGTCTTGCCCAACATCCAGGCCGTGCTGCTGCCTAAGAAGACCGAGAGCCACCACAAGACCAAATAA
- the LOC118903994 gene encoding histone H2B type 1-J-like encodes MPEAAKSAPAPKKGSKKAVTKAQKKDGKKRKRSRKESYSIYVYKVLKQVHPDTGISSKAMGIMNSFVNDIFERIAGEASRLAHYNKRSTITSREIQTAVRLLLPGELAKHAVSEGTKAVTKYTSANI; translated from the coding sequence ATGCCGGAAGCGGCTAAATCTGCTCCTGCTCCGAAGAAGGGATCCAAGAAGGCGGTTACTAAAGCGCAGAAGAAAGATGGTAAAAAGCGCAAACGCAGCCGCAAAGAGAGTTATTCCATCTATGTGTACAAGGTGCTGAAGCAGGTCCACCCGGACACCGGTATTTCGTCTAAGGCCATGGGCATCATGAACTCGTTTGTCAACGACATTTTCGAGCGCATCGCGGGCGAGGCGTCGCGCCTGGCGCATTACAACAAGCGGTCGACCATCACGTCCAGGGAAATCCAGACGGCCGTGCGCCTCCTGCTGCCCGGGGAGCTGGCCAAGCACGCCGTGTCCGAGGGCACCAAGGCTGTCACCAAGTACACCAGCGCCAA
- the LOC118904002 gene encoding histone H2B type 1-K-like, whose protein sequence is MPELAKSALAPKKGSKKAVTKAQKKDGKKRKRSRKESYSVYVYKVLKQVHPDTGISSKAMGIMNSFVNDIFERIAGEASRLAHYNKRSTITSREIQTAVRLLLPGELAKHAVSEGTKAVTKYTSAK, encoded by the coding sequence ATGCCTGAGCTGGCGAAGTCCGCTCTAGCCCCGAAGAAGGGCTCTAAGAAGGCGGTGACCAAAGCGCAGAAGAAGGATGGGAAGAAACGGAAGCGCAGCCGCAAGGAGAGCTACTCCGTGTACGTGTACAAAGTGTTGAAGCAGGTCCACCCAGACACCGGCATCTCGTCCAAGGCCATGGGCATCATGAACTCGTTCGTTAATGACATCTTCGAGCGCATCGCGGGCGAGGCGTCGCGCCTGGCGCACTACAACAAGCGCTCGACCATCACGTCCAGGGAGATTCAGACGGCCGTACGCCTGCTGTTGCCCGGGGAGCTGGCGAAGCACGCTGTGTCCGAGGGTACCAAAGCTGTTACCAAGTACACCAGCGCCAAGTAA
- the LOC118903519 gene encoding LOW QUALITY PROTEIN: histone H3-4-like (The sequence of the model RefSeq protein was modified relative to this genomic sequence to represent the inferred CDS: inserted 1 base in 1 codon) gives MKRGVRPQTVQQGPDKAACESAPATGGVKKPHRYRSGTVALREIRRYQKSTELLIRKMPFQRLVREIAQDFKNDLLFQSSAVMALQEACEAYLVGLFEDTNLCAIHAKRXHHHAQGHPVPLQINGELPGTIVSPTQILSATYVFPNSTCATRQCCYVKILGLHL, from the exons ATGAAACGGG GTGTGCGTCCACAG ACGGTGCAGCAAGGACCTGACAAGGCGGCTTGCGAGAGCGCGCCGGCCACGGGCGGCGTGAAGAAGCCGCACCGCTACCGGTCCGGCACGGTGGCCCTGCGCGAGATCCGCCGCTACCAGAAGTCCACGGAGCTGCTGATCCGCAAGATGCCGTTCCAGCGGTTGGTGCGCGAGATCGCGCAGGACTTCAAGAACGACCTGCTCTTCCAGAGCTCGGCCGTCATGGCGCTGCAGGAGGCGTGCGAGGCCTACCTGGTGGGGCTCTTCGAGGACACCAACCTGTGTGCCATCCACGCCAAGC GTCACCATCATGCCCAAGGACATCCAGTTCCCCTACAGATCAACGGAGAGCTTCCTGGCACGATAGTCTCCCCCACCCAAATACTGTCAGCCACATACGTTTTCCCTAACAGTACATGTGCCACGAGGCAATGTTGCTACGTTAAAATATTGGGATTACATCTGTAG
- the LOC118903986 gene encoding histone H2A type 1-like, with protein sequence MMSGRGKQGGKVRAKAKTRSSRAGLQFPVGRVHRLLRKGNYAERVGAGAPVYLAAVLEYLTAEILELAGNAARDNKKTRIIPRHLQLAIRNDEELNKLLGKVTIAQGGVLPNIQAVLLPKKTESHHKAKGK encoded by the coding sequence ATGATGTCTGGACGGGGCAAGCAAGGCGGGAAAGTTCGCGCCAAGGCCAAGACCCGTTCTTCACGGGCCGGGCTCCAGTTCCCGGTGGGCCGAGTGCACCGCCTGCTCCGCAAGGGCAACTACGCCGAGCGAGTCGGGGCCGGCGCGCCGGTGTACCTGGCGGCGGTGCTGGAGTACCTGACCGCGGAGATCCTGGAGTTGGCGGGCAACGCGGCCCGCGACAACAAGAAGACGCGTATCATTCCGCGTCATCTGCAGCTGGCCATTCGCAACGACGAGGAGCTTAACAAGCTACTGGGCAAAGTCACCATCGCTCAGGGTGGCGTACTGCCCAATATCCAGGCTGTGCTGCTGCCCAAAAAGACCGAGAGCCACCACAAGGCCAAGGGCAAGTAA
- the LOC118904008 gene encoding histone H4: protein MSGRGKGGKGLGKGGAKRHRKVLRDNIQGITKPAIRRLARRGGVKRISGLIYEETRGVLKVFLENVIRDAVTYTEHAKRKTVTAMDVVYALKRQGRTLYGFGG from the coding sequence ATGTCCGGACGTGGTAAGGGGGGGAAAGGTTTGGGGAAAGGGGGCGCCAAGCGCCACCGCAAAGTCTTGCGCGACAATATCCAGGGCATCACCAAGCCCGCCATCCGCCGCCTGGCCCGGCGTGGAGGTGTCAAGCGCATCTCTGGTCTCATCTACGAGGAGACCCGTGGGGTGCTGAAAGTGTTCTTGGAGAACGTGATCCGGGACGCCGTCACCTACACCGAGCACGCCAAGCGCAAGACGGTCACGGCCATGGACGTAGTCTACGCGCTCAAGCGCCAAGGACGTACTCTCTACGGCTTCGgcggctaa